A window of the Gordonia humi genome harbors these coding sequences:
- a CDS encoding class F sortase yields MSRLRRVLIAAAAAALLAASACGSQDATSAPSGAQSGLPTPVTAVSHDASAPQRLVIDGASAPIEPVATDARGTLLPPTDVAKLGWWVDSALPGSGAGTIVIAGHVDDADQGVGYAAEFAHLATGGTVTVETADGHDLPYRVTRIVDAQKEGTGADAVPFGELNRLDGPETLALVTCGGPFVGPPLGYRDNIVVFAVPTADAAPTPS; encoded by the coding sequence ATGTCCCGCCTGCGTCGGGTGCTGATCGCGGCCGCCGCGGCAGCGCTGCTGGCCGCGAGCGCATGCGGCTCCCAGGACGCCACGTCGGCGCCGAGCGGTGCCCAGTCGGGTCTGCCGACGCCGGTCACCGCGGTGTCGCACGACGCCTCGGCGCCGCAGCGGCTGGTGATCGACGGCGCATCGGCGCCGATCGAACCGGTGGCGACCGACGCCCGGGGAACACTGCTGCCGCCCACCGACGTCGCGAAGCTCGGCTGGTGGGTCGACTCCGCGCTGCCCGGCTCCGGCGCGGGCACGATCGTCATCGCGGGCCACGTCGACGACGCCGACCAGGGCGTCGGATACGCCGCCGAGTTCGCCCACCTGGCGACGGGGGGCACCGTCACGGTCGAGACCGCTGACGGTCACGATCTGCCGTACCGCGTCACCAGAATCGTCGACGCGCAGAAGGAGGGCACCGGCGCCGACGCCGTGCCGTTCGGCGAACTCAACAGGCTCGACGGACCGGAGACGCTCGCACTGGTGACCTGCGGCGGCCCCTTCGTCGGGCCGCCGCTCGGTTACCGCGACAACATCGTCGTGTTCGCGGTGCCGACGGCCGACGCCGCGCCGACGCCGTCGTGA
- a CDS encoding MSCRAMM family protein, with product MIRAHRRTLAVLVALLVATVTAIALAAPPASADPDGAPPSSTTEPADTTTDGPPTTDGPTTSSTPEPGTPSSTSPTSTQTPPTTGTVTVTAIDLKTHIPVTGVGVELRSGDAVEAVGSGSSVEMPAGTVVAHVTSIPAGYSRAWVDPTSTTLTPGGTATFIVSLTRIGQVGAVSITKRDAITGALLPGARYRITASHSDQSVVLVTGASGTGSVQLAPGGYDVEEITAPADHLLDPTVRFVEVTPSQTRYLELYDSPIQPPVVVRDPGGRHPLTSIPTGRTH from the coding sequence ATGATCAGAGCACATCGTCGAACGCTCGCCGTACTGGTCGCACTACTGGTCGCGACGGTCACCGCGATCGCCCTCGCGGCCCCTCCCGCATCGGCCGATCCCGACGGGGCGCCGCCGTCGAGCACCACCGAGCCCGCGGATACGACGACCGACGGACCCCCGACGACCGACGGACCGACGACGAGCAGCACGCCCGAACCCGGCACACCGTCGAGTACGTCGCCGACGTCGACGCAGACTCCGCCGACCACCGGTACGGTCACAGTGACCGCGATCGATTTGAAGACGCACATCCCGGTCACCGGTGTCGGTGTGGAGCTCAGATCGGGCGACGCCGTCGAGGCTGTGGGCTCCGGGTCGAGCGTCGAGATGCCCGCCGGAACGGTCGTCGCACACGTCACCTCGATTCCCGCGGGCTACAGCCGAGCATGGGTCGATCCGACGAGCACGACGCTGACACCGGGCGGCACCGCCACGTTCATCGTCTCGCTGACCCGGATCGGGCAGGTCGGCGCCGTGTCGATCACGAAACGGGACGCGATCACCGGGGCTCTGCTGCCGGGTGCGCGGTATCGCATCACGGCCTCGCACAGTGATCAGAGCGTCGTGCTCGTCACCGGTGCGTCGGGCACCGGATCGGTCCAGCTCGCACCCGGCGGCTACGACGTCGAGGAGATCACCGCCCCCGCCGACCATCTGCTGGACCCGACCGTCCGCTTCGTCGAGGTGACGCCGTCGCAGACCCGGTACCTGGAGCTGTACGACTCCCCGATCCAGCCGCCGGTCGTGGTCCGAGACCCGGGCGGACGCCATCCGTTGACGTCGATCCCCACCGGCCGGACGCACTGA